ACAGCTTCGAGAGTATTGGGCACTCGAGCACGGCGTTGGTGAAAAGTAAAAGCTTTATCATCGGCTGCGTGGACCCGGAGGAGTCGAAGATGCGCAAGGAGGCCGCAAAGAAGGCGTCAGCCCCGGCCCCGAAGTGGTCGGAGACGAAGCGTGAAGAGCTGCGGCACTACAAGGGTGGCGAGGGTATTATCCCGCTGCCCATCCTCgtcggggtggtggtggccatCCTGGCCCTTCTCTTTTATCTGTTGAAGTGACACAGCATTGcaggcgcatgtgtgtgtgtgtgtgtgcttgcgtgggCGGAGCGTTGAggtgagagcgagaggcatCCGcttccaccccacccacccacgccacCAGCACCCATAACACTAAACAGAAGAACTTGGAACCACCAACGCTATCAGGAGGCAGCAGAAAATGTAAAGAAACAGGACGGAGgggcggagagaggggaggaggctgtCGTTCCTTATTCGCCGGAATGGGCTGGGCTTCTCTTTGCCTCACGCACTTCGCTGTCTCTCTGCCTTCTGCCCTTGTGTTCGTTTTCCGTATCTCGGGGCAGGGAAGAGGCGGCAACGCTCTCGCGCGAATGCGGCGCGctggatggggggggggggcgaagcGCT
The sequence above is drawn from the Leishmania mexicana MHOM/GT/2001/U1103 complete genome, chromosome 11 genome and encodes:
- a CDS encoding putative cytochrome b5, encoding MSEGELRVYSWEEIAKHTNDDDCWVVMYDKVLDVSKWLQEHPGGLDPIKDMAGMDITNSFESIGHSSTALVKSKSFIIGCVDPEESKMRKEAAKKASAPAPKWSETKREELRHYKGGEGIIPLPILVGVVVAILALLFYLLK